A single window of Rhodamnia argentea isolate NSW1041297 chromosome 5, ASM2092103v1, whole genome shotgun sequence DNA harbors:
- the LOC115739915 gene encoding protein POLLEN DEFECTIVE IN GUIDANCE 1 has translation MDLRSRGRKLSFEILGRSDLPEESEDESSSVLRSDSDPIPLDSPRDKSTRRKRKHRRKKQAACSIIPENGDSCQPIDSDSLPNGVERADGVFFEDSSSVSGSGGVDLRGRANGVEFDCKSYSAASLGSVTQVVNAESQNSVFGDESRCGELRQRAVNGGEDRTAGGDQSLRDESGIEASSILKGRSEPNGSVPRKLETAESLDWKKVMAEDAFVQKSPMRYFLDEMNNGNSLRNTTTLGNDKERERVYDTIFRLPWRCELLIDVGVLVCFDSFLSLLTIMPTRIAIVLWRLLSTRQLKRPSAEELSDLGCFIVLTCGVTLLERTDISLIYHMIRGQGTIKLYVVYNVLEIFDKLCQSFGGDVLKTLFNSAEELAGCSPENMIVYKTRFLSDLALAVGASIVHSFILLAQAITLSTCIVAHNNALLALLVSNNFAEIKSNVFKRFSRDNIHSLVYYDSVERFHITAFVLFVLAQNILEAEGPWLESFFINALMVYFCEISIDIIKHSFIAKFNDIKPIAYSEFLEDLCKQTLNTQTDLKNSLTFVPLAPACVVIRVLTPVYAALIPCHPLPWRVLWILLLLAVTYIMLASLKVMVRLGLHKHAAWYVNRCQKRRHHLHLD, from the exons ATGGATTTGCGATCAAGGGGCCGGAAGCTGTCCTTCGAGATTCTGGGCCGGAGCGACCTCCCGGAGGAGTCGGAGGACGAATCCTCCTCCGTTCTCCGATCGGACTCCGATCCCATCCCTCTCGATTCTCCTCGCGACAAGTCCACACGCCGGAAGCGGAAGCACAGGAGGAAGAAGCAGGCGGCATGCTCGATCATCCCCGAAAACGGCGACTCCTGCCAACCGATCGATTCCGATTCCCTCCCGAACGGTGTCGAGCGCGCGGACGGCGTGTTTTTCGAGGATAGCAGCTCGGTTTCTGGGAGCGGTGGTGTCGATTTGCGTGGGCGTGCGAACGGCGTGGAGTTCGATTGTAAGAGTTACAGCGCGGCGAGTTTGGGCTCTGTTACTCAGGTGGTGAATGCGGAGAGTCAGAATAGCGTGTTTGGCGACGAGTCTAGATGCGGAGAGTTGAGGCAGAGAGCTGTGAATGGCGGAGAGGATAGAACAGCGGGAGGCGACCAGAGTTTGAGAGACGAGAGCGGCATTGAGGCGAGCTCGATCTTGAAGGGGCGTAGTGAGCCGAATGGGAGTGTGCCACGGAAGTTGGAGACTGCTGAGTCCTTGGATTGGAAGAAGGTCATGGCGGAGGATGCGTTCG TACAGAAGTCACCAATGAGGTACTTTTTGGATGAAATGAACAATGGAAATTCATTAAGGAATACAACTACTCTTGGAAATGACAAAGAACGTGAGAGAGTATATGATACTATCTTCCGATTGCCTTGGAGATGTGAGCTG CTTATAGATGTTGGTGTTCTTGTGTGCTTCGATTCATTTCTCTCACTGTTGACAATTATGCCAACAAGGATTGCCATAGTACTGTGGAGGCTTCTGAGTACGAG ACAGTTAAAGAGGCCTTCTGCGGAGGAGTTGTCTGATTTAGGGTGTTTTATTGTGCTCACTTGCGGTGTTACTCTCTTGGAGAGAACAG ATATAAGCTTAATATATCATATGATTCGCGGTCAAGGAACAATCAAGCTCTATGTTGTGTACAACGTGCTAGAG ATATTCGATAAATTATGCCAGAGTTTTGGTGGAGATGTCCTGAAAACTCTGTTTAATTCTGCTGAAGAACTGGCAGGTTGTTCACCAGAAAACATGATAGTTTACAAAACGAGATTCCTTTCAGATTTGGCACTAGCCGTGGGTGCCTCAA TTGTTCATTCATTTATCTTATTAGCTCAGGCAATTACTTTGTCAACGTGTATTGTTGCTCACAATAATGCACTGCTGGCGTTGCTTGTATCAAACAACTTTGCCGAGATAAAGAGTAATGTTTTCAAGCGTTTCAGCAGAGACAATATTCATAGTCTTGTCTACTATG ATTCGGTTGAGAGATTCCACATTACAGCATTTGTATTATTTGTTCTTGCTCAGAATATTCTGGAGGCTGAAGGTCCATGGCttgaaagtttttttatt AATGCTCTCATGGTTTACTTCTGTGAGATATCTATTGATATCATCAAACATTCGTTCATTGCCAAATTCAACGATATCAAACCCATTGCATACTCTGAGTTTCTTGAAGACCTTTGCAAGCAG ACTTTGAATACGCAAACTGATCTGAAGAACAGTCTTACCTTCGTTCCATTGGCACCAGCTTGTGTG GTAATACGGGTTCTGACTCCAGTATATGCCGCTCTTATCCCCTGTCATCCACTCCCATGGAGAGTCCTGTGGATCCTCCTCTTGTTAGCGGTGACGTACATCATGCTTGCGAGTCTCAAAGTGATGGTCCGCTTGGGCCTGCATAAGCATGCTGCTTGGTACGTCAATAGATGCCAGAAGAGAAGACACCACCTACACTTAGATTGA
- the LOC115739918 gene encoding protein RGF1 INDUCIBLE TRANSCRIPTION FACTOR 1 codes for MIGCRFYAKKRPSDCWLSTLLQGDFFGSCVAHHYLRKNEKNIFCIDCNVGFCKHCMAAHGLHRRLQICKYVYQDVVRLQDVQKHLDCSKIQTYKINGEKAVHLNPRPQSKDTKPSTKSKNGGTCEACGRYIQDLPNRFCSIACKVSVVSMKPNNEQSPDIITIPIEELTDLTLKDNYCSSSNGDEKESSTSMAESSEDAHFGVSSVLKPRSRSHKRKGFPRRAPLQ; via the exons ATG ATAGGTTGCAGGTTCTATGCTAAGAAGAGACCATCGGATTGTTGGCTGAGCACGCTTCTGCAGGGCGACTTCTTCGGCTCGTGCGTCGCTCATCACTACCTGCGGAAGAATGAGAAGAACATATTCTGTATCGACTGTAATGTCGGGTTTTGCAAGCACTGCATGGCGGCGCACGGCCTCCACCGCCGCCTGCAGATCTGCAAGTACGTGTACCAGGACGTGGTCCGCCTTCAGGACGTTCAGAAGCATCTCGACTGCTCTAAAATTCAG ACATATAAGATCAATGGCGAAAAAGCAGTGCACCTAAATCCTCGGCCCCAATCCAAGGACACCAAGCCATCGACAAAATCGAAGAATGGAGGAACCTGTGAAGCTTGCGGAAGATACATCCAGGACCTGCCTAATCGCTTCTGCTCAATTGCTTGCAAG GTCTCAGTGGTGTCAATGAAGCCAAACAATGAGCAAAGTCCCGACATCATCACCATTCCCATTGAAGAACTAACCGATCTCACACTGAAAGACAATTACTGCTCGTCAAGTAATGGCGATGAAAAGGAATCTTCCACCTCTATGGCCGAGTCATCGGAGGATGCTCATTTCGGGGTTAGTTCTGTCTTGAAACCGAGAAGTCGTTCGCACAAGCGAAAAGGGTTCCCTCGCAGGGCGCCCCTGCAATAA
- the LOC115739951 gene encoding binding partner of ACD11 1-like → MSVSEDNAERKKGSVPESIMTSNWTINVSEIKTIKVSNISPNVTDRDIREFFSFSGDIQYVEMRRESESSQFAYVTFKEAQGADTAMLLSGATIADLCVSITPVDDYQLPPEALPSTPEKSQTIGGDAIKKAEDVVSSMLARGFVLGKDAIARAKALDEQHNLTSSASATVASIGGKIGLGEKLGAGTTIVAGKVKEMDERFHVSEMTRSALAIAEQIKASGSTAGSGIMSNRYVSTGAAWVSSALGTVAKVAEDVSNMTKEKVEKAEEDKMAALGRGEVGKGNDAAAVAAATHVHVDGSSSGGAPILPVDSKDAKLEV, encoded by the exons ATGTCG GTCTCGGAGGATAAtgcagaaaggaaaaaagggtcGGTCCCTGAATCCATCATGACATCAAACTGGACAATCAATGTATCCGAG ATAAAGACGATCAAGGTCAGCAACATTTCTCCGAATGTCACGGACCGAGACATTAgagagtttttttctttctcgggCGACATCCAATACGTCGAGATGCGAAG AGAATCAGAATCGTCTCAATTTGCTTATGTCACTTTCAAAGAAGCGCAGGGTGCAGACACAGCAATGCTCCTCTCG GGTGCTACAATTGCTGATCTTTGTGTCAGCATAACACCAGTTGATGATTACCAGCTCCCCCCAGAAGCTCTTCCCTCCACACCA GAGAAGAGCCAAACCATTGGTGGCGATGCCATCAAAAAGGCTGAGGACGTGGTGAGCTCGATGCTCGCGCGGGGCTTCGTCCTCGGGAAGGACGCGATTGCGAGGGCCAAGGCCCTCGACGAGCAGCACAACTTGACGTCCAGCGCGTCCGCCACGGTCGCCTCGATCGGCGGCAAGATCGGCCTGGGTGAGAAGCTAGGCGCCGGGACCACAATAGTGGCGGGCAAGGTGAAAGAGATGGACGAGCGGTTCCACGTGTCCGAGATGACGAGGTCGGCGCTCGCGATTGCCGAGCAGATCAAGGCGAGCGGCTCGACCGCGGGCTCCGGCATCATGAGCAACCGGTACGTGTCGACCGGGGCCGCGTGGGTGTCGAGCGCACTCGGAACGGTCGCCAAGGTAGCCGAGGACGTGAGCAACATGACTAAGGAAAAGGTTGAGAAGGCTGAGGAGGATAAGATGGCTGCGTTGGGCAGGGGAGAGGTTGGGAAGGGAAATGATGCTGCTGCCGTTGCTGCTGCTACACATGTTCATGTCGATGGGTCGTCATCAGGTGGAGCTCCCATTTTACCAGTTGACTCTAAGGATGCTAAACTTGAGGTGTGA
- the LOC115739916 gene encoding LOW QUALITY PROTEIN: PHD finger protein At2g01810-like (The sequence of the model RefSeq protein was modified relative to this genomic sequence to represent the inferred CDS: inserted 2 bases in 1 codon; deleted 1 base in 1 codon), translating into MGRSMFKSEPESRTKRKRRRPAASPSSPPPPAPFSSHPMDFSGPFRDSVRRFLEERAKRQDRSTVDGYPAWRTVVGSVPGSGVVVPLYTVEEDVQGSPRPFCDVCRCVGWSHHFVSKRRYHFIIPREGEWTEPMSGDILKLDTHLLHGMIHCNGFGHLLCIDRDEEGSRSNHAEALMDLWDQICANLRARKITVHDMSRKRSMDLPSLYELAYGRSWFAKWGYKFNLGSFGVTEEKYSRALEVLGSLDINTIVQDFIHTSHGRAIRQIIRKYEVASESRLVTISDLLKFVLAFKHKHPIQKNTTMEGYPAVCSESPMVTDNRKPIQLNTIDNIAPALSANISRSYEEKNSTVDDNSAKDTSSISALPVAELYSRWPTKRLEHAAKIIVNTLKEHKADAKGHQSMSRQELRDAVRLYIGDTGLIDFVIKNIDNTIVGSRIVRRKMNPRTKTLEFTVQEAGKVEKLEDRDSLRSRSPAVEQEFDVYKDLLCLYENILFGYPDSHPVSLATGVIRDSKHFVKEWKYANAKDEKLMRITCRVMPTYAELVSHLTRSLPPGELVDVPQSATNGELKLAVQRALRDTYVIMDQFIVREVKACETQVRDDQQVQHSVLESQMEVLVRGQGLDLKSKLRYEGGTDNWMVDHQEDNGERMVACDACQGWQHTLCAGIKDDEXMFICGRCNAAKHKKN; encoded by the exons ATGGGAAGAAGCATGTTCAAGTCCGAGCCCGAGTCCCGCACGAAGCGCAAGAGGAGGAGGCCGGCAGCCTCTCCCTCTTCTCCCCCACCCCCCGCCCCGTTCTCCTCCCACCCCATGGATTTCTCCGGCCCCTTCCGCGATAGCGTCCGCCGCTTCCTCGAGGAACGCGCCAAGCGCCAAGACCGCTCCACCGTCGACGGCTACCCCGCGTGGCGCACCGTCGTGGGCAGCGTCCCCGGCAGCGGCGTCGTCGTCCCCCTCTACACCGTCGAGGAGGACGTCCAAGGCTCCCCGCGGCCCTTCTGCGACGTCTGCAGATGCGTCG GTTGGAGTCACCATTTTGTGTCCAAGAGGAGATATCACTTCATCATTCCCAGAGAAGGTGAATGGACTGAACCCATGAGCGGAGACATACTCAAGCTTGACACTCATCTTTTACATGGCATGATCCACTGCAATGGTTTCGGGCATCTTCTCTGTATTGATCGTGATGAGGAGGGCTCTCGTTCTAATCACGCAGAAGCATTGATGGACCTGTGGGATCAAATCTGTGCGAATCTTCGAGCCAG GAAAATCACAGTCCATGATATGTCAAGGAAGCGTTCCATGGACCTTCCGTCGCTGTATGAACTTGCATATGGACGCTCTTGGTTTGCGAAATGGGGTTACAAGTTTAATCTTGGAAGTTTCGGAGTCACAGAAGAGAAATACAGCAGAGCACTTGAAGTTCTTGGATCATTAGATATCAACACCATTGTTCAAGACTTTATTCACACAAGCCATGGCAGAGCAATTCGGCAAATCATACGTAAATATGAAGTTGCCAGTGAGTCTCGATTGGTCACCATTAGTGACCTGCTGAAGTTTGTTCTTGCTTTCAAGCACAAACATCCGATCCAGAAAAATACTACCATGGAAGGATACCCTGCGGTCTGTTCTGAATCGCCAATGGTAACAGACAATCGAAAGCCTATTCAGCTCAATACAATTGATAATATTGCACCAGCACTGTCTGCTAATATCTCAAGATCCTATGAAGAGAAGAATAGCACAGTTGACGATAATTCTGCAAAAGATACATCTTCAATTTCCGCACTTCCTGTTGCAGAATTATATTCTAGATGGCCAACAAAAAGGTTGGAGCATGCAGCTAAAATTATAGTCAACACTTTGAAAGAACACAAAGCAGATGCTAAAGGACACCAAAGCATGTCCAGGCAAGAATTGCGAGATGCTGTCCGTCTATATATCGGAGATACTGGACTAATTGATTTCGTCATAAAAAACATAGACAATACAATCGTGGGCAGTCGGATTGTTCGTCGCAAGATGAACCCCCGAACCAAAACTCTGGAATTTACTGTTCAAGAAGCTGGCAAGGTGGAAAAGCTTGAAGATAGAGATAGTTTGCGTTCACGTTCTCCAGCTGTAGAGCAAGAGTTTGATGTTTACAAGGACTTGTTGTGTTTGTATGAGAACATTTTGTTTGGCTACCCGGATTCTCACCCTGTGAGTTTGGCTACCGGGGTGATCCGGGACAGTAAGCATTTCGTCAAGGAATGGAAATATGCAAACGCAAAGGATGAGAAGCTCATGAGAATCACATGCAGAGTCATGCCAACTTACGCTGAGTTGGTGTCGCATTTGACACGGTCACTCCCGCCAGGCGAGTTGGTTGATGTCCCTCAAAGCGCGACGAACGGCGAGCTCAAGCTGGCTGTGCAGAGAGCACTGAGGGACACATACGTCATAATGGACCAGTTCATTGTGAGGGAAGTGAAAGCTTGCGAAACGCAGGTGCGCGATGACCAGCAAGTGCAGCATTCTGTTCTGGAGTCACAAATGGAGGTGTTGGTCAGAGGGCAAGGGCTAGACTTGAAGAGTAAACTGAGGTATGAAGGCGGGACAGATAAT TGGATGGTGGATCATCAAGAGGACAATGGCGAGAGGATGGTGGCTTGTGATGCTTGTCAGGGGTGGCAGCATACCTTGTGCGCCGGTATCAAGGACGACGA TATGTTCATATGTGGTAGGTGCAATGCAGCGAAGCACAAGAAGAACTGA